In a genomic window of uncultured Sphaerochaeta sp.:
- the pepT gene encoding peptidase T, whose translation MHSQLAKEILERFLRYAVIDTMSDEEAVVTKRPSTEGQWDLLNLLADELKAMGITDIEVDEHGVVIARLASNLDHAVPTVAFMAHVDTADDVNGNGVKPRVVEAYDGKDIPLNETYTLLAEENPELANYIGETLVVTDGTTLLGSDDKAGVAEIMSIAHHLASNPQIRHGVVEFIFTSDEETGAGMDSFPYEKISCDYCYTIDGGKRYEIESECFNAATVKVHFSGVSYHLGAARGRLVNALTMAAFFINALPQAESPEATDGRYGYYCAQNISGTSTDVNLTLYLRDFDLDQLNRRIDALRSLAQTAEALYPNGKVTVDAKHVYYNMALVAKNKPFAMDNLFAAGKELGMELKSELIRGGTDGARMANERNIPCPNIFTGGHNLHSRFEWAALPAMEDAARLILKIIEVGAR comes from the coding sequence GTGCATAGTCAACTTGCAAAGGAAATTCTCGAGCGGTTTCTCCGCTACGCTGTCATAGATACAATGAGCGATGAGGAGGCGGTGGTCACCAAGCGCCCCTCCACCGAAGGGCAGTGGGATCTGCTGAACCTGCTGGCCGATGAACTGAAAGCGATGGGGATCACAGACATCGAAGTCGATGAGCATGGGGTGGTCATCGCCCGTCTTGCCTCGAATCTCGATCATGCGGTTCCCACCGTTGCCTTCATGGCCCACGTCGACACTGCCGATGATGTGAACGGAAATGGGGTGAAGCCCCGGGTTGTAGAAGCCTATGACGGCAAGGATATCCCGCTCAATGAAACCTATACCCTACTTGCTGAGGAGAACCCCGAGCTGGCAAACTATATCGGCGAGACCCTGGTCGTCACCGACGGGACCACGTTGCTTGGCAGTGATGACAAGGCAGGGGTGGCCGAGATCATGAGCATTGCCCATCACCTGGCAAGCAATCCGCAGATCAGGCACGGGGTGGTGGAGTTCATCTTCACCAGCGATGAGGAGACCGGTGCCGGTATGGACAGTTTCCCCTATGAGAAGATCAGCTGTGACTACTGCTACACCATCGACGGGGGCAAGCGCTACGAGATTGAGAGCGAATGCTTCAACGCTGCAACGGTGAAGGTCCATTTCAGCGGTGTCAGCTATCATCTGGGGGCGGCCCGGGGAAGACTGGTCAACGCGCTGACCATGGCGGCCTTCTTCATCAATGCCCTTCCGCAGGCCGAGAGCCCGGAAGCAACCGATGGTCGCTACGGCTACTACTGTGCCCAGAACATCAGCGGAACCTCCACGGATGTCAATCTCACCCTCTACCTCAGGGATTTCGACCTAGACCAGCTGAATCGGAGGATTGATGCTCTCAGAAGCCTGGCCCAGACTGCCGAGGCCCTCTATCCCAACGGGAAGGTCACCGTTGATGCAAAGCATGTCTACTACAACATGGCCTTGGTTGCGAAGAACAAGCCCTTCGCCATGGACAACCTTTTTGCCGCAGGCAAGGAGCTTGGCATGGAGCTGAAGAGTGAATTGATCAGGGGTGGCACCGATGGTGCAAGAATGGCCAATGAGCGGAACATCCCCTGTCCGAACATCTTCACCGGTGGGCACAATCTTCACTCACGCTTTGAGTGGGCTGCCCTTCCTGCCATGGAGGATGCTGCACGCCTGATCCTCAAGATCATAGAGGTTGGGGCTCGTTGA
- a CDS encoding glycerophosphodiester phosphodiesterase: MRKPFTRPHLFSHRGLGFGGKENTLEAFHACLQQEYLDGIELDVQQTADGKLVVIHDFNLKRIAGTDAVISELSYAELTTMYAELPLLDEVFSLCTDRLLYDLEIKSESLSNQGLETRLLDMITAHHLATKVVVSSFNPVSLLRFRRLAGPGIPTALIYSTDSSVPVLLRHGLGRHLARPTYLKPEQTQAVQALKLPHQVVTWTVDDPEAARQLLKAGVMGIISNKGGELESLFNC, encoded by the coding sequence ATGAGAAAGCCTTTCACCCGACCCCATCTGTTCAGCCACCGTGGTCTTGGCTTCGGGGGGAAGGAAAACACCCTCGAGGCCTTTCATGCCTGCCTGCAGCAAGAGTATCTTGATGGAATTGAGCTGGATGTACAGCAAACCGCTGACGGGAAGTTGGTGGTCATCCATGACTTCAATCTCAAGCGTATCGCAGGTACGGATGCGGTCATATCAGAGCTGTCCTATGCTGAGCTCACAACGATGTATGCGGAACTGCCCTTGCTGGATGAGGTCTTCTCCCTGTGTACGGATCGCCTGCTCTACGACCTTGAGATCAAGAGCGAGAGCCTGTCCAACCAAGGACTGGAAACACGTCTTCTGGATATGATAACTGCCCACCATCTTGCAACCAAGGTCGTGGTCAGCTCGTTCAACCCTGTCTCGCTGTTGCGTTTCAGACGCTTGGCAGGGCCTGGCATTCCCACCGCCCTGATCTACAGCACCGACTCCTCGGTGCCTGTACTGTTGCGTCATGGCTTGGGAAGACACCTTGCCCGTCCCACCTACCTCAAACCCGAGCAGACACAGGCTGTGCAAGCACTCAAGCTTCCTCATCAGGTGGTCACCTGGACCGTGGATGACCCCGAGGCTGCCCGTCAGTTGCTCAAAGCAGGGGTGATGGGCATCATCAGCAACAAGGGCGGAGAACTGGAAAGCTTGTTCAATTGCTGA